The Streptomyces sp. BHT-5-2 genomic interval CGCAGCCGGCAGGTTCTGCAACTGACCAACGCCAAGTACGCCGACCGCGGATCCAGCGGCAAGTTCTGCACGATCTACCCGAACTCCGCCGAAGAGTTGTCGGGGGCGCTCACCGAACTGGGCGACGCGCTCGACGGCCGGCCCGGCCCGTACGTCCTCAGCGACCTCCGGTGGCGCAACGGCCCTCTGTTCGTGCGCTACGGCGCCTTCCAGCACCGCACCTGTCGCGGCCGGAACGGCGAGCCGGTCCCGGCGCTGACCGATCCGCGGACCGGACAACTGGTGCCGGACCTCCGCGGGCCGGCCTTCCGCGTGCCGCCGTGGGTCGAGCCGCCCCCCTTCCTGACCGAGGCGATGGCCGCGCGCAACAACGGCGCCGGCACGTTCCCGTACGAGGTACAGAAGGCGTTGCACTTCTCCAACGCGGGCGGCGTCTACCTCGCGACCGATCCGGACACCGGGCGGAGCGTGGTACTCAAGGAAGCCCGCCCGCTGGCCGGGTTGGACACCGACGGGGTGGACGCGGTGGCGCGGCTCCGGCACGAGCACGCCATCCTCGACCAGCTCGCCGGACTGGCGGTGGTGCCCCGGGTGCTCGGGGACTTCACCTGTTGGGAACACCACTTCCTGGTCCAGGAGTACATCGAGGGGGAGACCCTGACCCAGGCTGCGGCCGGCCGGCATCCGTACACCAAGCCTGAGCCGTCGGCCAGGGAGATCGCGGACTTCGCAGCCTGGGCGGTGGAGGTCGTCGGGAAGGTGCGCGCCGCGCTGAGTGCGATCCACTCCCGGGGCGTCGTGGTGGGTGACGTCCACCCCTCCAACATCCTGTTGCGCCCGGACGGCAGCGTCGTGCTGGTCGACTTCGAGCTGGCGCTGCCCATCGGCGCGGCGGACCGTCCGACGTTGGGCGCGCCCGGGTTCGTTCCCCCGGAGGGCTGCACCGGCCCGGCCATCGACCACTACGGGCTCGCCGCCACGGCGTTGTGGGTGTTCGTGTCCGTCGCGCCCGTGCTGCAGACCGGGAACCCCGGCAAGTCCGAGCTCTTCCTCCAGGTGCTGGCCGACCGCTTCGGAGTCCCCGAGCCCTTCGTCGCCGCCCTGCGCCGCGACCTTCGGCCTCGGCACGAGACCTCCGGAGCGACGGCCGACCACGTGCACCAACCCGTTCTCCAGGCACTCGGCGACCCGAAGCCGGAGGACTGGCCGCAGCTGCGCCGGTCGATCGCCGAGGGCATCCTGGCGGCGGCCACCCCGCAGCGATCCGACCGGCTGTTCCCGGGCGACGTCGAGCAGTTCCGCACCGGCGGACTCAACATCGCGCACGGCGCGGCCGGTGTGCTGCTCGCCCTGGCCGAGGCCGGTCTGCCGCCCGACCCCGAGCATGTCGACTGGCTGATCCGCGCGGTGAAGCGCTGGGACGCGCCCCAGCCCGGCTTCTACGACGGGCTGCACGGAATCGCCTACGTCCTCGACCGGCTGGGGCACCGCGTCCCCGCACTGGCCGTCCTGGACCGCGCGGTGGATCTGACGGATGCCGAACCGCCCCTCGCCGGCCTCCACTCCGGGCTCGCCGGAATGGGGCTGAACCTCCTGCACTTCGGCACCGCGGACGCGGACTGCCGACACCGGGCACTGACGGTCGCCGGGCGTCTGGCCGACGCAATACGCACCGGCACACTGCGGCCGGACCGGCCCACCGCCGCCGGGCTGATGTTCGGGTCGACCGGCGTCGCCCTGTTCTTCCTGCACTGCTTCCGTGCCACGTCCGACCCGGAGTTCCTCGACCTGGCGCGGGCCGCGCTGCACCGGGACCTGGCAGACTGCGAGACCGGACCGGGCGACACCTTGCAGGTCCGCGAGCAGCACAGGTTGATGCCCCATCTGGGCATCGGCACCGCCGGAATGGCCCCGGTGCTCGGCGAACTGCTCCGGCAGTGCGACGATGCCCAACTCGCCCACGCGTACGAGCGGATCCGCCGTACCTGCCGGGCCGAGTCCGGGATCTTCCCAGGGCTGTTCACCGGTCACGCCGGGGTGCTGGCGTCTCTGGCGGCCACCGGTTCCCGTCCCGCTCTGGACGACCCCGCCGTGCGCACGCACCTGAACCGGCTGTCCTGGTACGCCGAGATCCGCCACGGCCGGCTGGTCTTCCCGGGCGAACAGCTCTACCGGCTCTCCACGGACCTGGCGACCGGGGCGGCAGGCGTACTGCTCGCCCTCACCGCGGTCTTCGACGACCGCCGCGACTTCCTGCCCTTCCTGCCGGCGGGCGCCGCCACGCCCCGGCAGACCCAGACCTGCGATCCCGCAGGACCTAGACAAGAAAGGAGGTGAACCACCATGGCCATGATCCTGGAGCTGCAGGAGATGGAGACCACGCACGGTCCCTCGCTCACTCCGAGCAACGTGCTGAGCACGCTCCTCCACGCCGACATCGGTTGTCTGTGACGCATCGCGCGACGCACCAGGTGAGGGAATGCCTGACGCGTCGATGATCACAGCGCTGGGTGGGGCAAGCCACCGTACCGCCCCACCCAGTGGCCGTCATCGCCACCGGACGCCGCCCGTGCCACCCACGGCTTGGCCCGGTCCGGCCGATTCCCCTGATTCCCCCCCGCTTCGTACGGAGGCCGCGGTGCCCGACCGGTTCCGGTTCCCACCCACACCGACTCGCCCGGAGTTCAACGAGATCGGCGGGATCGGCTTCACCGACCCGTACCAGTGGCTGGAGGAGGACAGCGACGCAACGCGCGCCTGGGAGGCGGCGCAAGACCGGCTCGCCCGCGACCTGCTGCACACCGACCCGCCCTGGAGCCTGGCGCTCGCCGCCACCCGACGGTTCAACGCAAGTGCGCTGCACCACCGCCCGCCGGAACTCCACGGGCGCCGCTGGTTCGTGGAGCACGTGCCCGAGGGCCGCGCGCTTCCGGTGCTCGACGTCGCCGATTCCCCCGACGTGTCGACGACTTCAGCCTCGGCCCGCCGTGTGCTGGATCTCGCCGTGGAGACGGCGGGGCTGCCCCTGCGCGAGCCGGCCACCATGCAGTGGCAGCCGTCGCCCGACGGCGGGTTGCTCGCCTACCAGTTCTCCGGCCCCGGGCGGGAAACGCTGTTCCGTGTCCGCGACGTGGACTCCGGTGAGGTCCTCGTCGACGGGTTGCCCGAGACGGGCGTCTACCGGGTCGGCTGGCTGCCGGACGGTCGGCGGTTCTTCGTCGTGGTCATCGACGGGGAGCGGCCGCAACGGTGCCCGGGGCTCTTCCAGGTCACCCTCGCCGCGTCCGGCTCGCGGCCGACCGTCTGTCGGGAGGACCTGCCGTCGGAGTTCCCGGCCCGCGGGGTGAGTGTCTCCGCCGACGGTCGGTGGGCACTGGCTCATGGCCCCGGCAGGCCGTACTACGTACGCGACCTCACGGCGTCCGGCGCGGAGTGGCGGCCGTTCCTCCGGGGCTCCCGCTCGGTGTTCCGCGGTGGGATCGTCGGCGACGAGTTCATCGCGGTCACCGACGACGGCGCACCGTGCGGAAGGGTCGTCGCCCTGCCGTTGTCCGGCCCGGGCCGGGACCGCAGCGGCTGGCGCGAACTGCTCCCACCGGGAGACACGGTGCTGTTCTCGATCACCCCGGTGGGCCGGGAGCTGGTCCTGGCCGAGCTGGCGAACGGCGCGACCCGGCTGCGCCGGATCTCCTGCCAGGGCGCACCCCTGGGCGAAATCCCGCTCCCCGAACCGGGGATGGCATGGCCGGGCGGCGGCCGGGACGGTGGACTGGTCACACCGGCCGGCAACGGTTGCACCTTCGCCTTCTCCTCCCTCACCCGGTCTCCGGCGGCCTATCGGTACGATCTGGCCACCGAGAGGCTGCTGCCGCTCAGCGAGCCGCGAGCCGTCGTCGCGGATGCCGTGACCCGCAGCGGAACCGCACACAGCGCCGACGGAACGGTGGTCCCGTACAAGATCGTCGCCCGCGCCGACGTCGATCTCGGCACGCCGCAACCGCTCATCATCAGTGGCTACGGCGCCCTCAACATCGCCTGGCCACCGGCTTACCTGTTCGCGCTGCCCGCAGCCTGGGTCGAACTGGGCGGCGTCTACGTCCACGCGCACCTGCGCGGCGGCGGGGAGTTCGGCACCGACTGGTGGCGCGCGGCCCGCCGCGAGACCAAGCAGCGCACGTTCGACGATCTGCACGCGGTGGCCACCGACCTGATCCGCCACGGCCACACCACACCCGGGCGGCTCGGCGTCTTCGGCTACTCGATCGGCGCACTGACCGCAGTCGTCGCGGTGACCCAGCGCCCCGACCTGTACCGGGCGTGCGTGGCCGCGCTCCCCGTACTGGACCTCCTCCGCTGCCGGCGGGATCCGGTCACCATGGCCGACATCGTCTCCGTGGACTTCGGGGACCCGGACGACCCCACCGACGCGGCCGTCCTGCACCGCTACTCCCCGTACCACCAGGTGCGCGACGCCGTCGGCTACCCGGCCGTGCTCCTCGACTGCGGGACCGCCGACCGCAGTTGTCCCGCCTGGCACGGCCGCAAGATGGCAGCCCGCCTCCAACGGGCCACGTCTTCACGGCATCCGGTACTGCTGCGGATCCGGCAGGCCGGACACACCGTGGAGATCTCGCCGGAAGATGCACTACTGCGCGAGGCCGAACAACTGGCCTTCCTGATCGGCGAGCTCGGCCTCGACGTCACATAGCGCGGCGACTGTGCGATGGCGGCTGATCGAGGAAGGACGCCGCCGCACGGCGGTGTGGCCGACGGCCTGCCTCTCGCGGCGCACTGGGGACCCGACGACCTCGTCCGCGCCTGGCAGTAGCCGGGAGAGCGGCTTGGTTTTGTGTGCGGGGCTCAGGGGGCCCAGTGCCGGTAGGCCTCCACCCACGCCCACCCTTCAGGCGCTGGTTCGGGTAGCGGCAGGTCGAGGATGCCGATCGCCTGGCGGTGCCTGCCGCGTTTGCAGAGAGCGACGATGCCGCTGCCGGACCGAAGTTGGAGGGCGGTGACGGTGACCGGGGCACCGAGGACGGTGGTGTCGAACGGGAGGGCAAGGCGGTCTTCGAGTACCGCGTGGAAGGCGTCGAGTTGTTCGTCCTCGTCATAGGCGTCCACGATCGCCTCAGCGACCATGGCATCGAGTTGGGCCGCGGTGGGCTTCCTCATGACCTACGCGGCCTCCTTCCGCTGCGGACGAGTTCGGCGAGGCGGGTACCGACCGGGGTCACGCTGGGCAGGGGCTCACGTCCGTAGTGGCGCTTCTTGCGGCGACGTAGCAGCGCTTCGCCGTCCCGTTCCCAGGTGAAGGCGGGTTTGCGCAGGAGCGTGCGGAAGACGGCATCGGCTCCGCCGGGGTGCCGCCCCATACGTCTGGCGAATCGTGGACCCTGCGCGAAGGCCACCAGCTCGCCCTTGAGATCCCCGCTCCGCGCCACCAGCCGCTCGACCTGGGGGAACACCGTGGAGGAATCGCTCTGTCCCACGTACTCTGCCTGTCTTCCGCTGTCTGTTCTCCGTGTTGTGCTTGCTGTCGCAAGCCGTTGGCGTCACGACCTGACGATCGGCCGGGTCCACGCTGCGCGGACAGGGCCTAGGAGCCCTGCGCGCGGTCGACGTATTCGAAGACCGAGCCGTCGGGATGACGGGCAATCAGATTGCGGCCGATGGGGGTGGACAGCGGCCCGGCGATGATGTCCGCGCCGACCGCGGTGAGATCGGCCACCGCCTCGTCGACGTCCTTCACGGCGAGCGTCGCAGTGATCTTCCGCAGCACCGACAGCTCCGCCTCGGGGCCGCTCATCAGGAAGAAGCACCCGACCGCGGCGACCGCCACCCCGCCCCGCTGGAAGCGGATCGCCTCGGCGCCGGTCAGCCGTTCGTAGACCGTGACCGCGGCATCGAGATTGCCGACACATACCCGAAGAGAGGTCCCCAGAATGTCCATGTGAAACAGCCTAGTTGGGCCGCCTGCGACTGCGCGAACCCTGAACGCGGTGTGATCGCGGTGTGCCGGGAAGGTGGAAGCGGGGTGGCGGCAGTGTCGCCTGCGGTGCTGACGCTACGTCAGACACGGCACCGGATTTCGCCGTGCAGCATGGCGAACCAGCCGTCCTGCCGAGTGCCCCACTCCCGCCAGGCCGCGGCGATCCGGGTCAGGTCGTCCTCGGTGGCGTGCCCGCCGTCGATCGCGATCTCGGCGTAGGAGGAGGCCACCGTGCGCTCCGCCCACAGATCGGACCACCAGGCTCGCTCCTCGGGGGTCTGGTAGCACCAGGTGCCCGCGGTCGCGGTGATGTTCTCCTGCGGGAAGCCGGCCCGGCGTGCCCAGGCGTGCAGTCGGCGTCCGGCGTCCGGTACTCCGCCGTTGGCGCGGGCCACCCGGCGGTACAGGTCCAGCCAGTCGTCCATGCCGTCCACCTCCGGGTACCAGGTGAAGGTGGCGTAGTCCGCATCGCGGGCGGCGACGATGCCGCCCGGCTTGGTGACGCGGCGCATCTCGCGCAGCGCCTGCACCGGATCGCCCACGTGCTGCAGGACTTGGTGGGCGTGCGTCACGCAGAAGGTGTCGTCCGGGAAGTCCAGGGCGTGGACGTCGCCGGTCGTGAAGCGGATGTTCTCGACTCCGCGGGCGGCGGCCGTGGCGCGGGCCTGGTCCAGGATGCCGGGTGCGTGGTCCAGGCCGGTGACCTGACCGTCCGGCACCAGGGCCGCCAGGTCGGCGGTGATGGTGCCGGGGCCGCAGCCGATGTCCAGGATTTGCATGTCGGGCAGGAGTGAATCCAGCAGGTACCCCGCCGAGTTGGCGGCGGTGCGCCAGGTGTGCGAGCGCAGTACGGACTCGTGGTGCCCGTGGGTGTAGACGGCGGATTCCTGCGGCATGGTTCGGCTCCTTCAGTGACATCGGGGGCTGCCGCACGAGGCCATGGCGAACCGCGGCCGAGGTGCGGGCGCCCTGCGGCGTACTGCTTCACACGGTACGCGGGTGTCTCGTATGACGAGAGATGCGTCTTGCCATGTGGACGTCGCGTCGGGGTGGGGCGGGGGAGGGGTCCCGGGGGGAGGGGGAAGTGTCGGGCGGCGTTTGTCGAGTGCGGTGGTGAGTTGACGGAGACGGCGAGTGGGACGGCGTCCAGCGGCGGCATGGGTGACCTGAACCCGGGGAGGGGCGAGGCGGGCGGGGCCGAAGCCGATGGGTTGTTGGGGGCGGTTTGCCGTGCCGGGGTGGCGGCAGTTGGTGTTCCGGGGTGCGGGCGGTGAGTTCTGTGTGCTCTGCTTCAGGCAGGGGCGCGTGCCTGCGCGGGCCGTGTGTCGGTACGGGAGGGTGGCGGAACGGATGTCGTGGGTGGTTCGGCGGCGGGAAGATGTTGATCTTGACGTCTGTGTGGCGGTGCTCGGTGAGGTGCACGCGCACAGCGGCTATCCCCATCACTGGCCCGACGATCCGGTTCGGTGGCTCACTCCCGAAGGGCTGACGGCTGCCTGGGTCGTCGAGTCGGGCGGGACGGTGTTCGGCCATGCCGCGCTGTGCGGACATGAGGTCAGCCGGCTTTACGTTGCGCCCGGCGCCCGGGGGCACGGACTCGGCACGCGGCTGATGGCCGTCGTCGAGGCGGAGGCGGCGGCTCGTGGGCTGCGGCTCGTACTGGAAGTGAAGACCTCCGACACGTCGGCCGTTGCGCTGTACGAGCGCCGGGGCTGGGTGCGGCGCGGCACCGAGCGTCAGGAGTGGCGCATGGCACGGGCGGCACCGGAAGCGGTGGAGGTGGTGGAGGTGCATCGGTATGAGGCGCCGGTGGGTGGGGGGAGGGAAGTGGAGGTTTAGGAGGCGAGTGGCTTGGCGGTGTGTGTGGCGGGGGAGCGGGTGACGGTGCTCCATCCAGGGGTAGTGGTCTCGTTCGATCCAGGCGTAGTGGTCTCGTTCGCCGTCGTGTGGTCTCGACCGGCCTCGGCCGGTGGGGCTCGGCGACTTCCGGTCGTGGCCGGTGCGTCGAGGTGCGCTCGGTCGGGGTGGGGGCCGTTGGCCTCGGGGGCAGCGGTAACCCTCCGCTGACGTGTCGCCCCCCGTCGCCACCTCCCTGATCTGCGAAGGTGGTCGGGGCCGTCAATCATGTGATGGGCCCACGATCGACCGGCCGCCGTCGAGTGGAGGTACGGATGCAGCGGACCGCACCGGATCCGCAGCGGGAGCCGGATCCGGCCCCGCCGGTGGGTTTGCCGGTCCTCCCGGAACTCGCCGCGCATCTCGCCGCGGCGGCCGACCGCACCGTCCCCGAGCCCCCCGGTGGTTCCCTGCCCCTGCGCACCGCCGCCTGCGGCTACTGGGAGCGCCGCGGACTGTTCACCCCCGCCGACCGGGTGCTCGCCGCCCCTGGGGCGGCCGCTCTGCTTCTCGCCCTGTATGCCGCGACGGAGGGTGCGGTGCTACTGACGCGGCCGTGCGCCGAGTGGTACGCGCCGCCCGCCCGGTTGCTCGGGCGGGCGGTCCATGTGACGCCGGTACCGGCGGAGTCGGGTGGGCTGCCGGATCCGTTCGCGCTGCTGGAGACCGTACGGCGGGCCAGGATGCACGGCGACACGCCGCGCCTCCTCGTCCTGTCCGTCGCTGACGACCCGACCGGCACCTGCCCGCCGCCGGAGCAGCTGCACGAGGTGTGCGAGGCGGCCGCCGAGGAGGGGCTGTGGGTCGTCAGCGACGAATCGAGCCGGGATCTGCTGCACGATCCGCATGACACGGTGGTGCTCAGCCCCGCCGAGATGCTGCCCGGCGAGGTCGTGGTGCTGACCGATCTGCGGGCCGCCCTGCTGCCCGCCTCCTGGCCCGCCGCGCTGGCCCGTTTTCCGGGTACGCGACGGGGCGCCCTCCTGAGGGACGCGGTGCGCCAGACACTGGCCCGTCTGTACACGCCGCTCGCCGGGCCGCTGGCCCATACGGTCACCCATGCGCTCGGCGAACCGGACGTCGTACGGGAGCGGACCGCGACCGCGGCCCGGGTGTACGGGGCACTCACGAGGGCGCTGCACCGCACGCTCACCGGGGCCGGGGCGCTCTGCCGTCCGCCCCATGCGGGCAGCCGTCTCTACGCCGACCTCGAACCGTTGCGGCGTCCGCTCCGGGCCCGTGGCATCACCGGGTCGGTCGCGCTGGAGGGGGAGTTGGCGCGTTGGGGGGCTCGCGGGGGACATCGTTTCGAGGATGATCCGGACGCCCTGCGGGTGCGGCTGGGGGCGGACGTTCTGCTGGGCGCCGACATCGGGTTGCGGCAGCGGGTGCTGGATGCGGCTGATCCGCTCGAACTGCCGCATGTGCGGGACGGGTTGGGGGAGTTGGCGCGGGCGTTGGCCGAACTGGGC includes:
- a CDS encoding VOC family protein; translation: MDILGTSLRVCVGNLDAAVTVYERLTGAEAIRFQRGGVAVAAVGCFFLMSGPEAELSVLRKITATLAVKDVDEAVADLTAVGADIIAGPLSTPIGRNLIARHPDGSVFEYVDRAQGS
- a CDS encoding N-acetyltransferase, with the translated sequence MSWVVRRREDVDLDVCVAVLGEVHAHSGYPHHWPDDPVRWLTPEGLTAAWVVESGGTVFGHAALCGHEVSRLYVAPGARGHGLGTRLMAVVEAEAAARGLRLVLEVKTSDTSAVALYERRGWVRRGTERQEWRMARAAPEAVEVVEVHRYEAPVGGGREVEV
- the lanKC gene encoding class III lanthionine synthetase LanKC, whose amino-acid sequence is MPIIMITPGRDCGDLWGLIPMELAAFYLAHCLADPDFYDTAQRWDDSASRFTRAGAEPPGGWQRFEQGLWVLQLPPDHRLPEQGWKVHVSAGLDNAEEVLGVVWEHCVERRIAFKFLRSRQVLQLTNAKYADRGSSGKFCTIYPNSAEELSGALTELGDALDGRPGPYVLSDLRWRNGPLFVRYGAFQHRTCRGRNGEPVPALTDPRTGQLVPDLRGPAFRVPPWVEPPPFLTEAMAARNNGAGTFPYEVQKALHFSNAGGVYLATDPDTGRSVVLKEARPLAGLDTDGVDAVARLRHEHAILDQLAGLAVVPRVLGDFTCWEHHFLVQEYIEGETLTQAAAGRHPYTKPEPSAREIADFAAWAVEVVGKVRAALSAIHSRGVVVGDVHPSNILLRPDGSVVLVDFELALPIGAADRPTLGAPGFVPPEGCTGPAIDHYGLAATALWVFVSVAPVLQTGNPGKSELFLQVLADRFGVPEPFVAALRRDLRPRHETSGATADHVHQPVLQALGDPKPEDWPQLRRSIAEGILAAATPQRSDRLFPGDVEQFRTGGLNIAHGAAGVLLALAEAGLPPDPEHVDWLIRAVKRWDAPQPGFYDGLHGIAYVLDRLGHRVPALAVLDRAVDLTDAEPPLAGLHSGLAGMGLNLLHFGTADADCRHRALTVAGRLADAIRTGTLRPDRPTAAGLMFGSTGVALFFLHCFRATSDPEFLDLARAALHRDLADCETGPGDTLQVREQHRLMPHLGIGTAGMAPVLGELLRQCDDAQLAHAYERIRRTCRAESGIFPGLFTGHAGVLASLAATGSRPALDDPAVRTHLNRLSWYAEIRHGRLVFPGEQLYRLSTDLATGAAGVLLALTAVFDDRRDFLPFLPAGAATPRQTQTCDPAGPRQERR
- a CDS encoding calcium-binding protein translates to MRKPTAAQLDAMVAEAIVDAYDEDEQLDAFHAVLEDRLALPFDTTVLGAPVTVTALQLRSGSGIVALCKRGRHRQAIGILDLPLPEPAPEGWAWVEAYRHWAP
- a CDS encoding methyltransferase domain-containing protein; the protein is MPQESAVYTHGHHESVLRSHTWRTAANSAGYLLDSLLPDMQILDIGCGPGTITADLAALVPDGQVTGLDHAPGILDQARATAAARGVENIRFTTGDVHALDFPDDTFCVTHAHQVLQHVGDPVQALREMRRVTKPGGIVAARDADYATFTWYPEVDGMDDWLDLYRRVARANGGVPDAGRRLHAWARRAGFPQENITATAGTWCYQTPEERAWWSDLWAERTVASSYAEIAIDGGHATEDDLTRIAAAWREWGTRQDGWFAMLHGEIRCRV
- a CDS encoding prolyl oligopeptidase family serine peptidase, translating into MPDRFRFPPTPTRPEFNEIGGIGFTDPYQWLEEDSDATRAWEAAQDRLARDLLHTDPPWSLALAATRRFNASALHHRPPELHGRRWFVEHVPEGRALPVLDVADSPDVSTTSASARRVLDLAVETAGLPLREPATMQWQPSPDGGLLAYQFSGPGRETLFRVRDVDSGEVLVDGLPETGVYRVGWLPDGRRFFVVVIDGERPQRCPGLFQVTLAASGSRPTVCREDLPSEFPARGVSVSADGRWALAHGPGRPYYVRDLTASGAEWRPFLRGSRSVFRGGIVGDEFIAVTDDGAPCGRVVALPLSGPGRDRSGWRELLPPGDTVLFSITPVGRELVLAELANGATRLRRISCQGAPLGEIPLPEPGMAWPGGGRDGGLVTPAGNGCTFAFSSLTRSPAAYRYDLATERLLPLSEPRAVVADAVTRSGTAHSADGTVVPYKIVARADVDLGTPQPLIISGYGALNIAWPPAYLFALPAAWVELGGVYVHAHLRGGGEFGTDWWRAARRETKQRTFDDLHAVATDLIRHGHTTPGRLGVFGYSIGALTAVVAVTQRPDLYRACVAALPVLDLLRCRRDPVTMADIVSVDFGDPDDPTDAAVLHRYSPYHQVRDAVGYPAVLLDCGTADRSCPAWHGRKMAARLQRATSSRHPVLLRIRQAGHTVEISPEDALLREAEQLAFLIGELGLDVT
- a CDS encoding aminotransferase class I/II-fold pyridoxal phosphate-dependent enzyme, coding for MQRTAPDPQREPDPAPPVGLPVLPELAAHLAAAADRTVPEPPGGSLPLRTAACGYWERRGLFTPADRVLAAPGAAALLLALYAATEGAVLLTRPCAEWYAPPARLLGRAVHVTPVPAESGGLPDPFALLETVRRARMHGDTPRLLVLSVADDPTGTCPPPEQLHEVCEAAAEEGLWVVSDESSRDLLHDPHDTVVLSPAEMLPGEVVVLTDLRAALLPASWPAALARFPGTRRGALLRDAVRQTLARLYTPLAGPLAHTVTHALGEPDVVRERTATAARVYGALTRALHRTLTGAGALCRPPHAGSRLYADLEPLRRPLRARGITGSVALEGELARWGARGGHRFEDDPDALRVRLGADVLLGADIGLRQRVLDAADPLELPHVRDGLGELARALAELGGGPSSPGPGARAGEDGEGGGGGGGGVSPDGGSFVGGWGTDVEGSAGS